One Candidatus Polarisedimenticolia bacterium genomic region harbors:
- the tuf gene encoding elongation factor Tu (EF-Tu; promotes GTP-dependent binding of aminoacyl-tRNA to the A-site of ribosomes during protein biosynthesis; when the tRNA anticodon matches the mRNA codon, GTP hydrolysis results; the inactive EF-Tu-GDP leaves the ribosome and release of GDP is promoted by elongation factor Ts; many prokaryotes have two copies of the gene encoding EF-Tu), producing TLPEGVEMVMPGDNVSLSIELITPIAMDKGLRFAIREGGRTVGAGTVTEIQA from the coding sequence GACGCTGCCGGAAGGGGTGGAGATGGTGATGCCGGGCGACAACGTGTCGCTGTCGATCGAGCTGATCACCCCGATTGCGATGGACAAGGGGCTGCGCTTCGCCATCCGCGAAGGCGGGCGCACCGTGGGCGCCGGCACCGTTACCGAAATCCAGGCCTGA